From the genome of Pseudonocardia sp. EC080619-01:
CAGGCGACGGTCGGGCGCCGTCGTCGTCGGAGTGCTCATCGGCGGTCGGTCACGGTCGGGTCCATGTGGTGGGCGGCCTTCCACGTCGAGGCGGTGCCCGGATCTCCTGCGGGCGGCTCCTCCCGGACCGACCATAGTCAACACGGGGCGTTCCCGCGGGGCGGGGCGTGTGGGTTTCCCGACGTTCCCCCGACCCGCGTCGCCGCGTGCGGTAGGGAAGGACCATCGGCGACGCCGCCGGGACGGTGGGCGGTCGCCGGCGAGCGACGAGCCGAGCGAACGGAAGTGGTGGGAGATGCGCGTCTTCAACGGGGTCGACGAGCTGCGGGAGGCGAAGGGGAGCGAGGTCGGCGCCTCGGACTGGGTCGAGGTCGGGCAGGAGCAGATCGACGGGTTCGCCGAGGCGACCGGGGACCACCAGTGGATCCACGTGGACGCCGAGCGCGCGAAGGACGGCCCCTTCGGCACGACGATCGCCCACGGCTTCCTCACGCTGTCCCTGCTGCCGAAGCTGGTGCAGGGGGTGTACCGGATCGAGGGCGTGAAGATGGGCGTCAACTACGGCCTCAACAAGGTGCGCTTCACCAGCCCGCTCCCGGTCGGCAGCCGGGTGCGCGGCCGCGTCGAGATCATCGACGTCACCGACATCTCCGGCGGGGTCCAGATCGCCTCGAAGGTGACCGTCGAGATCGAGAACTCCGAGAAGCCCGCCGTGGTCGCCGAGTGGCTGACCCGGCAGTACGTCTGAGAGGACCGGACAGATGCGTGATGCGGTGATCTGTGAGCCGTTGCGGACCCCGGTGGGTGGGTTCGGCGGCTCGTTGCGCGACGTGCCCGCCCACTCCTTGGCCGCGACGGTGATCGCGGCGCTGGTGGAGCGGACCGGGCTGGACGGCGCGGTGGTGGACGACGTGGTGCTCGGGCACTGCTACCCGTCGATGGACGCCCCGGCGATCGGCCGGGTCGCGGCGCTGGACGCCGGGCTCCCGGTGACCGCGGGCGGCATCCAGGTGGACCGCCGGTGCGGGTCGGGTCTGCAGGCCGTGCTCTACGCGGCGATGCAGGTGCAGACCGGTGCGGCCGAGGTGGTGCTGGCCGGTGGGGCGGAGTCGATGTCGTCGGCGTCGTTCTACTCGACCGGGATGCGGTGGGGGGTCAAGGGCGGCCCCGGGGTCATGCTCAACGACTCGCTGGCCCGGGGCCGGGTCACCGCCGGTGGCGTGAACTTCCCGGTGCCGGGCGGGATGCTGGAGACCGCGGAGAACCTGCGCCGTGAGTACTCGATCGGCCGCGAGGAGCAGGACGAGTTCTCGGTGCGCTCGCACCACCGGGCCGCCGCGGCGCAGGCCGAGGGCCGGTTCGCCGACGAGCTGGTGCCGGTCACGGTCAAGGGCCGCAAGGGCGACACCGTGGTCGAGGCCGACGAGCACATCCGGCCCGACTCGTCGATGGAGACCCTGGCGAAGCTGCGCCCGATCCTGGGTCGTGACGACGACGCGGCCACGGTGACCGCCGGCAACGCCTCCGGGCAGAACGACGGTGCCTCGGCGTGCGTGGTGACCAGCCCGGAGAAGGCCGCCGAGCTGGGGCTGCGGCCGCTGGCCCGGCTGGTGTCCTGGGGCCTGGGCGGGGTCCCGCCGAAGACGATGGGCATCGGCCCGGTCCCGGCCACGGCCAAGGCCCTCGACGCGGCCGGTCTGACGCTGGCCGACATCGACCTGATCGAGCTGAACGAGGCGTTCGCGGCGCAGGTCCTGGCCTGCACCCGGGAGTGGAAGTTCACCGAC
Proteins encoded in this window:
- a CDS encoding MaoC family dehydratase, producing MRVFNGVDELREAKGSEVGASDWVEVGQEQIDGFAEATGDHQWIHVDAERAKDGPFGTTIAHGFLTLSLLPKLVQGVYRIEGVKMGVNYGLNKVRFTSPLPVGSRVRGRVEIIDVTDISGGVQIASKVTVEIENSEKPAVVAEWLTRQYV
- a CDS encoding acetyl-CoA C-acetyltransferase, with the translated sequence MRDAVICEPLRTPVGGFGGSLRDVPAHSLAATVIAALVERTGLDGAVVDDVVLGHCYPSMDAPAIGRVAALDAGLPVTAGGIQVDRRCGSGLQAVLYAAMQVQTGAAEVVLAGGAESMSSASFYSTGMRWGVKGGPGVMLNDSLARGRVTAGGVNFPVPGGMLETAENLRREYSIGREEQDEFSVRSHHRAAAAQAEGRFADELVPVTVKGRKGDTVVEADEHIRPDSSMETLAKLRPILGRDDDAATVTAGNASGQNDGASACVVTSPEKAAELGLRPLARLVSWGLGGVPPKTMGIGPVPATAKALDAAGLTLADIDLIELNEAFAAQVLACTREWKFTDADFERTNVNGSGISLGHPVGATGGRILATLTREMQRRDARYGLETMCIGGGQGLAAVFERA